One stretch of Gadus macrocephalus chromosome 12, ASM3116895v1 DNA includes these proteins:
- the amh gene encoding muellerian-inhibiting factor has protein sequence MLSRHPFPVGDKEPVPALPSYTIPVSSGEWAEKPSDAFSFLRELQAFLGDVFPLPPGEAVSLRVQLPSLKSLPSLALGPASSETLLVGLLNSSSPTFFSFPPLRSVRRLGRGGELALPPDLLEELRRKLGTLEQQVEVLMGEVAVEQKAVRSLERLKALSALPREVRPAGELQYRAFLLMLALQTVSQAYEIQRGLRAARAGQASESNICRVQEHYMQLETYVLSPCRASIKKCTGVCSFPLHNPTNHAVVIFDQIQSGALLDSSVCCVPVAYDSLRVVELMDDGTTLSHVKENMFAKECGCR, from the exons ATGTTGTCCCGCCATCCATTTCCTGTGGGTGAcaaagaaccggttcctgccctTCCTTCCTACACCATCCCGGTGTCTTCAGGAGAGT GGGCAGAGAAGCCCTCGGACGCCTTCTCCTTCCTGCGGGAGCTCCAGGCCTTCCTGGGCGACgtcttcccccttccccccgggGAGGCCGTCTCCTTGAGGGTGCAGCTGCCGTCCCTGAAGTCCCTGCCCAGCCTGGCCCTGGGGCCGGCCTCCAGCGAGACGCTCCTGGTGGGGCTGCTCAACTCCTCCTCGcccaccttcttctccttcccGCCCCTCCGCTCGGTGCGGCGGCTGGGCCGCGGGGGAGAGCTGGCCCTGCCGCCGGACCTGCTGGAGGAGCTCCGGAGGAAGCTGGGGACGCTGgagcagcaggtggaggtgcTGATGGGGGAGGTGGCGGTGGAGCAGAAGGCCGTTCGGAGCCTGGAGCGCCTCAAGGCTCTCAGTGCGCTTCCCAGGGAGGTGCGACCAGCAG GAGAGCTCCAGTACAGAGCCTTCCTGCTGATGCTAGCCCTACAGACGGTATCGCAGGCCTACGAGATCCAGAGAGGCCTGCGAGCCGCCAGAGCCGGTCAGGCCAGCGAGAGCAACATCTGTAGGGTGCAGGAACACTATATGCAACTGGAAACGTATGTGCTGTCGCCCTGCAGGGCCTCTATCAAAAAATGCACCGGGGTGTGCAGCTTCCCCCTGCACAACCCGACCAACCACGCCGTCGTGATCTTTGACCAGATCCAGAGCGGCGCCTTGCTGGACAGCTCCGTGTGCTGCGTGCCGGTGGCCTACGACTCCCTGCGGGTGGTGGAACTTATGGATGACGGGACCACCCTCAGCCACGTCAAGGAAAACATGTTTGCCAAAGAATGTGGCTGCCGCTGA